The genomic interval TGGGCTCGTCCAGCAGCAACATGTCCGGCTTGGACAGCAGCAGGCGGGCCAGGGCGATGCGGCGCTTCTCACCGCCCGACAGGTTGTCCACCGACCAGTCGTTGGGCGGGCAGCGGAGGGCGTCGGCGGCCATCTCGATCTTGGAATCGATGTCCCAGATGTCGGCGGCGTCGATCTTCTCCTGGAGGGCGGTCATCTCCTCCATGAGTTCGTCGGTGTAGTCCTCGCCCAGCTTGGCGGCGACCTCGTTGTAGCGATCGAAGATCTTCTTCTCTTCGCACCACGAGATGATGTTGCCCCAGACGTTGAGCTGCTCGTCGAGGTGGGGCTCCTGCTCCAGGTAGCCCATCTTGACGCCGTCGGCGGCCTTGGCCTCGCCGTTGAACTCCTTGTCCACCCCGGCGATGATCTTCAGCAGGGTGGACTTGCCCGAGCCGTTGACCCCGACCACGCCGATCTTGGCGTCGGAATAGAACGACAGCCAGATGTTCTCGAACACCTTCTTGCCGCCGGGGAAGGCCTTGGTCAGGCCCTGCATCTGATAAATGTACTGCTGCGCCATGGGGCGTCCGCGCTCGCTCTTCGAAAGAGGGGAATTCGGGTGCGGAGATAGCGGTCGGGGGCGTCTTGCGCAATGTCGGCGCGGTGGAACCCGAGAAACGGCGAGCGACGATCCCTCAGGACCAGCGTTGCAGTAGGCGACATCGGCGTCTCTCATCTTGCTTCCGCCGCTAGAAGCGGCCGGAAGACCGAGGGCCGCGCGCACCTGGCGGCGCTGACGGGAACAACTTCCCGCGCCCATGCGTAGAGAGGGCGACGGGCGTTCCCCCGCCCCGCCGCAATCAGTCAGGAGATCGCCATGCACAAGGACATCGCCAAGGGCGCCGCCAAGGACGCCTCCGGTTCCATCAAACAAGCCGCCGGCAAGCTGACCGGCAACGAACGCTTGGAGGCCGAGGGCGCCGGCGAACGCGCCGCCGGCAAGATTCAAAAGGGCGTCGGTAACCTCAAGGACGCCGCCCGCGACGTCTTGAAGAAGTAGGCCGACAACCCAATTTAAAGACAGGTTTCGCTCCCCCTCCCCCCAGGATCGGCGGAACCGCAGGCAGGGCCGCGTTCGATGAGAGCGCGGCCCTCGTCGTGTCTGGTCAACCGCCAACCGGCGCGGTGCTGGTGGAGGTCACGCTCCCCGAGGGCAGGGTGATCGTCGACCTGGAGGACCTGGTGCTGAGGGTCGAGTTCAAGGCGGGCGTGAACGCCTACCTCGCCTCCACCGCGCCCGCCCAGGTCAAGACCCGCACCCTGGCCGACCTAATCGCCTTCAATGCCGCCGAGCCCCGTGAAACCGCACTGTTCGGCCAGGAAACCTTTCTGGAAGCCCAGGCGTCGCCCGGCCTGGACGACCCGGCCTATCTGAAGGCCAAGGCCGACGCCAAGCGGCTGGCGGGTCGCCAGGGCATCGACAAGCTGCTGAGCGACGCCAGGGTCGAGGTGCTGGTGGCGGAAAGTGGCGGACCCACCTCGGTGGTGGAGCGTATCAACGGGGGCCGGTGGCTGGGCTCACCCTCCACCCTGCCCGCCGTAGCGGGCTATCCGCACCTTACCTTGCCCATGGGCTTGGTGGAGGGCCTGCCGGTGGGGCTTTCCTTCATGGGAACCGCCTGGTCAGAGGCCCGGCTGCTCTCCCTGGGCTACGCCTTTGAACAGGCGACCAAGGCGCGGCGCGCCCCGACCTTCCCCGCCACGGTCAACGGCTCGCCAGCCTTCGATCTTCAATAGCCTGGCCCGCCCATCAGCGGTGGCGCGTTCGGATAGCCCCCCGAAGGATAGGCCGGCGGCGGCGGCGGCGGGCGGCCGAACCTGGACTTGCGCCGCGGGATCGGCGGCCAGGCGGTTGGGGCGCCATCGCGAGCGTAGCCGCGTTCGTAGCCGTCGACCTCCCAGCCATAGCGGCCTGACGCGTCGAAGCCGCTTTCGTCGGTGATCGCCCTGGGCGCCTCGATCATCGGCCGGCAATAGGCCCCGGGGGGCATGCGGTAGTCGCAACCTTGCGGGGAATAGACATAGTTGGGCTCGGTGATCGGCTCAACGCCGCGCTCATAGTTCACACCGGCGCCGATGAAGCGATTGCCCGCGACCTCGGGGCGGCCGCCGGCGAAGTAGGCGCCGTACTCATCGGCGGCGATGGCGTTCTGGCGCACGCGCACCTTGCCGTAGTCCGACAGCACGCCGCGGCGCACGCGAATGATACGGTTGCGGGTCAGCTCCACCTCGGCGCCCCGGTCGACATAGACCCCGGTGATCCAGTTGCGAATGACGCTGTTGGCGATCAGCAGGCTTCCGGCGCCGCTGCGCTGGTCACGCACCGTGATGGCCGTCGAACCCGGCAGGCCGGGTCCCGGAGAGGTCACCCCCACCTGCACCAGCCGGCTCTGACCAGGGGCGGGCGTGATGTCCAGGCCACGCACGTCGGCGCTGATTTTGGACTGCAGAATGTCCACCGCCGCGCCGTCGGCCAGGATGGCGGCGTCATTGGTGCGCGCCTCGACGACGCTGTTGCGCATGATCAGGCTGCCGCCCTGGACGAAGATCGCCGAGGCGTCGCCCTGGTAGCGGACCGACGAGCGGATCAGGGCCACGTCTGCGTCCTGCGCCTCGATACAGGCGCTGCGGCCGCCCTGGTTGGCCTCGATCACCAGGTCGCGGATCTCCACGCCCTTCACGCCAGGCGCGATCCGGATGCAGGGGGCCCCATCGGGCGGGCTCAGCTTGGCGACGCCGGAGCCGACATTGCCGAAGGCGGGCGGTCCCTCGCCGGCGATGATCACCGGGTGATCGATCTCCAGGGTCTCGCGGCAAACGCCGCCGCGCGAGCGGATGTAGAGCACCCCGTTGTCGGCGAGGTTGTAGATGGCGTCGGCCAGCTGCGAACCGCCGCCCCTGCCGTCAGCGCAGTCGACGGTGATGGAGTCCAGATAGAGCGGTCGACGGCTGCCGCCGGCGCCAGGATAGCCGGAGCCATGGCCGTAGCCGTGGCCGCCTTGGCCGCGCCGGGGCTTCCAGGCGCTGGGGCGGTAGGTGTGGCGCAGCGGCGGCGCCAGCAGGATGCCGAAGTTCGGCCGGATCTGCTGATCGATCTTGGCGTCCGGCAGGGCCTGGGCCTCGCCAGCCACACCCAGGCAGAGGACGCAGGCTGCGGCGGCGCCAAGGCCCGCCAGGCGGCGAAGGGCGGTTGCGATCACCGATAGGTTCCTTCTGTGGGACGGCGCGGCGTGCGCGCTACCTGGGCCAGCACCTCGCGCAGGCGCTGGGCCGACGGCTTGAAGCCCGCGAGGGCGGCGTCGATCTGGTAGGAGACGGCCGCGGCCTTGTCCTGGT from Mycobacteriales bacterium carries:
- a CDS encoding amidase family protein, with protein sequence MLVEVTLPEGRVIVDLEDLVLRVEFKAGVNAYLASTAPAQVKTRTLADLIAFNAAEPRETALFGQETFLEAQASPGLDDPAYLKAKADAKRLAGRQGIDKLLSDARVEVLVAESGGPTSVVERINGGRWLGSPSTLPAVAGYPHLTLPMGLVEGLPVGLSFMGTAWSEARLLSLGYAFEQATKARRAPTFPATVNGSPAFDLQ
- a CDS encoding right-handed parallel beta-helix repeat-containing protein encodes the protein MIATALRRLAGLGAAAACVLCLGVAGEAQALPDAKIDQQIRPNFGILLAPPLRHTYRPSAWKPRRGQGGHGYGHGSGYPGAGGSRRPLYLDSITVDCADGRGGGSQLADAIYNLADNGVLYIRSRGGVCRETLEIDHPVIIAGEGPPAFGNVGSGVAKLSPPDGAPCIRIAPGVKGVEIRDLVIEANQGGRSACIEAQDADVALIRSSVRYQGDASAIFVQGGSLIMRNSVVEARTNDAAILADGAAVDILQSKISADVRGLDITPAPGQSRLVQVGVTSPGPGLPGSTAITVRDQRSGAGSLLIANSVIRNWITGVYVDRGAEVELTRNRIIRVRRGVLSDYGKVRVRQNAIAADEYGAYFAGGRPEVAGNRFIGAGVNYERGVEPITEPNYVYSPQGCDYRMPPGAYCRPMIEAPRAITDESGFDASGRYGWEVDGYERGYARDGAPTAWPPIPRRKSRFGRPPPPPPAYPSGGYPNAPPLMGGPGY
- a CDS encoding CsbD family protein, with the translated sequence MHKDIAKGAAKDASGSIKQAAGKLTGNERLEAEGAGERAAGKIQKGVGNLKDAARDVLKK